ACCCGCACCCGCATGCTGAAGTTTGTAAATCGATCGATCCGCACCCGTCCCGCGGCGGGTCAAACGGGGCGGGACCCGCGGGTAATGACCCAAATTCCCAGCTCTAATCTAGATGCTTCTgtgatataaaacaaaaaaatgaaagaagcgacagaaaaaaattacaatgtCGAAAACACGGTTTGGATCCAGGTCAAAATGCCCAATTTGGATCCAGGTCAAAATGCCGAATTAATGATTACAAAGAAATAACCAGTtcagaaaaggaaaacataggcctgtttgtttctccatCCGGATGAACCATCTGGATGGAGATGAGAGTTTTGTTCGTTTAGGCACTAAAAGTACAACTCATCCGGATTTGTTTGTTTAGGCACTAAAAATACAATTCATCCGGATGGATCATCCGAATGACTTTCGaaaatttaggcttaatttAAAAGTTCATTCAGCTGAATCAATTTGGACCATTTGAATGGAGATGGTTCATTCAATatggtataatgtctattatacccctgatgtaattcacaaattacaaacttaaacataatatcattttgtcaCACACAAAAActgacaaaaccacaaaaatgcattttcccgcgaaaacctaaaaacgaatttttcacgccaaaaccctTAAAACGCAATTCCggacaaaattgtaaaaatgtgttttcccgtcaaaatggcaaaaacgtgttttcccgcaaaaaatCGCAAAGACatgttttcatgccaaaatcacaaaaacgcgttttcaagccaaaaccccaaaatgcaattttccgccaaaacacaaaaacatgttttctcgccaaaaccacaaaacgtgttttcccgctaaaaccgaaaaatgcGTTTTCTCATCAAATGCATTTCCCGACAAAACTGCAAAACGTGTTTTCTCATGAAAACtgcaaaacgtgttttcccgccaaaaagaATTTTCCgcgaaaaccgcaaaaacgtgttttcctgccaaaacacactttcccgcaaaaaccgcaaaaacgtattttcccgccaaaacataTTTTCCGTGAAACCCGAAAAAATGCGTTTTCAtgccaaaactacaaaaacttgttttcacgccaaaaccacaaaaaccgcgttttcacgccaaaacaacaaaaacgcgttttcctgccaaaaccgtaaaacgtgttttctcgccaaaaccgaaaattgtcATTAtcctgccaaaaccgaaaatttttgttttcccgtcaaaactgaaaaatgtgtttttcccgccaaaaccgaaaaatgtgttttccagCCAAAACCCCGACACATgcttttccgccaaaaccgcaaaaatgcgttttcccaccaaaatcacaaaacgtgttttctcgccaaaaccgaaaatctcgttttctcgccaaaaccgaaaatctcgttttcgcgccaaaaccgagaaatctcgttttccgccaaaaccgaagtTACAGTCGGTTTATTATTAATACTCTTTTTAGTTTGAAactctaaagttttttttcaaatacatgtttatcaaatttttttggttttagaagTTATTATTGTagtaaaacatattattaattcaacacaagggtattttggtaatttgtttactaaactcatttggatggaaatgaaaataaagaaacaaacataagatccatttagatgattcatatAGATGAGctatctggatggacaaacaaacagtcacaaaaatctgaatggatgATCATGCAAATGAATCATCTAGATGGAGATGAAAGATGCTGAAATGAACAGCCCCATAATGTACTGGCAGAATCAATACCTTGATAATTCTCATTGTTGCTGGTGATGCATTATCCGAAGAACTTGCAGATCCTCGGCATAAAAGGGTAGCCTTCACTCCACAAAAGAAATACGTTAATAAGTTGTTCTACTGTAGAATCTGAGTTTATCAAACtccaaaaggaaataaaaactCTGCTGACATATATGTTGGTTACTCTGCTCAGctatattataattaaactaGCAGAAGATTTGCCTTCCAACTGGAACCGTGTGAAAAGCAAAAGCCAAATAAGCATTGTTGAAGAGATCATCCCTTTCAAAAACTAAAGACAAGCATTCCTAAGGTGGATTTCAGAGAAAAGGAAGTAAAGAGCGACGATGTATCTAACAATAGAGCACATAAAAGAAGACGAACCAATTTGGCATATCCCTCGCTTTTTTCACGGAGTAAGTTGAACTTTGTCTGCTGGTACAGAAGACGGGTGTTTAGTCGAACCTGAGTAGAACCAACCAGAAATGTAAGTTATAAGCAATGAGTAGAACTTACAATGGTAAAGAAGACTCTTTTACAGATAAATCTTCCGCAAAAGTAACTCATTCAAACTAAATATCACATAAATCAGACCACATTACATATGTGCTTACGATTAAGTGAGATGATATCATTATATCAATATCAAATTACCGCTGTCCCTATAGCAAATTTGTACGTCACAATAATACAGTGTTTACAGAAGTGTTAAACCCTCACCTCTTTCCCTTTCAGATCTTGGGCTTTTATTTTAACCATTTCAGCTTCCCATAGGAACTcctccaaaaataaaataaagagatCAATCATCAGCTCCTTCAGAAAATATACTTTCTTACTAACCAAGAAATGGAGAGATTAGCCAGAAGAAGATGGACAATTTGTGAGACCAGCTGGTCAACTGGATCTGGGAGGACCTTCGTACATTCTAAGGGATTACTGTGGCTTCAACCTTGGAGTTAACATCGAGAACTAACAACCTTAGTAgatataataacaacaattaCCTAGCTCTGTCTCTGTCTATGATTCCAAACTTCTTGTAACTATTTGTATGAGGTGTATATGCAATACCTATATCTATATGAGAGGTGTCCGTGAAGTGTGAGGGAGTTATTAATAACTGAGTAAAAGTTGTGAGGGGGAATAGAGGGTCCCTGGTTAAGAAATTTCTCAAAGCTGTATTTCATTTCTAAGTACTATTAGTATTAAATTCTCTTCGTATTACTCTATTTATTGGCATCTTCCTGATTATTCATTGGCTGGGTGGAACATAATGTTTACCTCGCAACACTCTTGGAAAATCCTTCGAGGGACATTTCCcctacaaaagaaaacaactaaGGTACTAAATTTAGCTGTGaacattaaaaaatttcagcccctacaaaagaaaacaactaaATTTAGCTGtgaacattaaaaaatttaaggaGACGGTAAATGAGAACATAACGAAGAGACCAAAGTATGTTATCATCAAAAACCAATAAACCAACAGGTATGCTAATAACTCCAAATAAGCAGATCTGAGAACTTTGGAACAAGCACACAATGTAAAGTGAAGAAGAAACTGCACTAATAGAGTACTGAAGGTACTAGTACTAGGGTCAAAGTTTCAGCCCCTTAGGCGTAAAGAATCTTTTATGATAAGGAGAAGGTATGCATAAGGCGCCTTGCAACCCGCCAAAAATGAGCCCAACTGTTAGTGGAACCTTAAGACACTACCGATAGCAAAAACAACACATGCTCTAATTATTCAGCATAGAAGGCTATTAAATGATTTTCGTAGTGTCTTATCTCAAGATGCAATTACAAAGAGCTGTATTTCTCGTTTATACTTTATAAGCAAGACTACCAACCAGTCGCTAGAAAGTAAAAATACTGACCAATTTTGTTAAGCGGGAACGGTGATCCCCTAACATCGTAAGCTGcaaaatgaaagaaaacaatACAGTAAGATCTTCAAAGAAAGTATTGGAAAGACGTACATCTTGAGCTATCTGAGTAACAACATCCGAAAAACAAGAAGCTAACTCTTCTTTCGATGGATTATCAAGAAACTTCACCTTCTCCAACACTGCCTTACAGCTCTGAATCGGCAATTCGCCACGAACCTGATAGCCCAACACAATGCATCTTCGGCAAACTCGAACACATATGCATAGATTGGAGAATATAAAGAGAGTGTTTGTGTGCGTGTATACCAAAATCCAACAGAGCTCGTAAAGGAAACGAAGCATCGGTACGGAGCTAAGCAGCTTGGAACAGTGGTTGCCATTCTTCGCTTCGCGAACAAACTCATCCGTCACGTACGTGCACTCTCAAGTAGCGGAAGAGACATCTTTGACCTTTTCGAAACACTAGAAGACGAAGAAACTAGGGTTTAGACTGCTGGAGAATTCAATTGGCGAGCATAAATAAGCATTCCTGGTGTCGAGTGATCAGACGGGGAAACAAAGGATTTGTTCAAAGAAGACAAagtgaaattagggttttggggACATCGTTTGAGTTGATGCAATGTGAATTGAAGATGAtgaatatgatgatgatgatgtgttATGCAGGGGAGGGGACTGTTCCTTTACTAATTTGCTCCTTATACAATTTTGTTCCTTGCGTTTTGTTTCAGCCAAAAGGAAAAGTTGATGACTGTGGTTTACGAACCTGGTACGGTTAAGTTTTAGGATATTGTTTGAGTGGGAgagggagggggggggggattACGCTTTGCCACCGTTAGTTTTAAGTCAGAATCGATAGGGTCCTCTTTCGTGGATTTAAAGGTTGTAATTTTGTATGATGTCTCTTGCACTTCGTTGAAAATCAACCTACTGAATggtgttattttaaataaattcattAAACGCTCCGTTTTGGTAAAGTGCGATTTTAAAGGCGATTTCGAGTGTTAAGATTTTGAGGATGGATTCGGCTGTGCCGCCGGATTCACCCGTCTCTCCGACGAGGGATAAGGGTGATAAGGAGGTCGGTGATGAGGGCTCAGTGGTTGGAAAGTCAGAGTCTTTAGGGGAAGCGAAGAAAGTGGTTCCGAATTGGCTGTCTGTAGACAGGAAAGTTTTGAAGAAGTACGAGGTTGAGGTTTCAAACAAGGGTGGTCTGCATACCGTTGAGATTCCAGATGATGTCCTCAACACTTCGACGCCGCTGTGGGAGGATTTCGTTGTCGGGAAGTTCTTAGACATTTCTCCTCATGTAGCAAAGGTTCATATGGTTTTGAACAAGATTTGGAAGTATGGGGACACAACAACAAAGGTCGATGTTTATGAGGTTAACACAACAACAatgaggtttcgggtttcaAATCCGAAAGCAAGGGAGAAAATCTTGAAGAGAGGTATGTGGAACATTGCTGGAGTTCCAATGATAGTCACGAAGTGGACGCCAAGGTCTGAGGAAGAGAAGCAGGAAGAGGAAGCGATTCCTATGTGGGTTCACCTCCATAGAGTCCCGCTCCATATGTATTCATGGGAAGGTCTCAGCTTCATTACTAGCGCAATGGGTTTTCCGGTGAAATTGTATCCGGAGACAATAGCGTGTTCGAATCTGGAGGTAGCAAAAGTTTTCGCAAAGGTTGACGTCTCAAAGGCTTTGCCAAAAGAGATTAACTTTTCAAAAAATGGCAAGGAGTTTGTGGTGGATTTTCACTTTCCATGGCTCCCATCAAGATGCAAGATGTTTGATAAGTGGGGGCAAACGGAAGCAGTTTGTGTGATGAAAGGGAAAAGCACAGAGAAGGAGGTTATAAGAGCAAAGGAAAATCTACAGCATCATAATACAAGCAAAGGGGGCGGAGAATGATCAGTCAAAGGTGGAGAACACCGATGTGGTTATAGCAGATGAGGTTCTCGAGGATGTGGAAACAACCAAGGATGTTGTGAGAGTAGAGGAAGTGGGTGCTCAAACTGAGGATGAGAGAGTTGATACAGGGGAGAAGGAAGTTGTTGAGAAAAATTGATGTTTAGTCTCGCCAACAAAAGTGAGAAGATCGCCAGGGAGTTCTTCACACAAAAAAACAGGTAGAGGAACTTCATATCTCGGCCTCGAAGTATGCGGTTCTTAGTGTAGATGAGGAAGAAGGGGAGGGTGAAATTATGGAGACAGGTCTTCAGTCTGGGGCTGAGACTCAGGGCACAAATGGCAACAATGAAGAAGGTAAGGAGGGGCCTGTGGAAGTTAAAATTGTTACCAACAATATTGGACAACAGGATAATGAGATAAAGGACAAAGGGACCAAGGGCATAACGAAGGAGCAGAGGGCAAAGAAGGCTAGCTCACATGATGTGAATCAGATGGCTACGAGCACTAGGTCCTCTTGCCGCCATCATTAATATGTCGACTTTCTTCTGGAACATCCGCGgatttaataaaactttgaaGCAGTCCGTGGTTAAAGAttggttaaataataaagagaTGAGATTTGAGTGTATATTGGAAACAAGAATGAAAGAAAGGAAAGCAGAAAGGATTCTGAGCACTGTGTTTAGAGATTGGTCATCCATGACCAATTACGAGCATAGTGGAGGAGGTAGAATTTGGTTACTTTGGAGAGACACGGTTCGCATGACTCCGGTCTACAAGTCTGACCAGCTTATCACTTGTTCGGTGGCGCTGCAGAATGAAGAAGATTTTATATGTTCGTTTGTTTATGCAAGTAACCAGGCAGATGAAAGGAAAGGGTTGTGGGAGGATCTATGTAACCATCATGATTCTCCATATTTTCAAGGCAAAGCTTGGATAATTATGAGGGATTTTAACGAGATTCTCGATGGTAGAGAACACTCGGGAGTAGACAGTTTGGTGAGATGGCCATCGGGTATGGGAGATTTTCAAAAGATGGTACTGCTGGACAGGGTGCTAATGAATGACGTGGCTTTGCATAGATTCAACAATGCATACTCCAAGTTTGATCCGGGGGGTTGCTATGATCATATGCGGTGTAAGATTCAACTATTGCCAGACTCAGAGAAGATCAGACGGCCTTTCAAATATGTCAATGCCATAGGAAAGCTCCCAAACTTTTTGCCCATGGTAAAGGAGTACTGGGAGTCTACTGAGAAATTGTTTCTTTCTACCTCTGCCATGTACCGCTTCTCGAAGAAACTAAAGAATCTGAAGCCGTTGATACAAGAGATAGGAAGAGAGAAGTTAGAAAACTTAACTGTTAGAGAAAAGGAGGCTCACAACATTCTTTGTGAAAAGCAGAGGAACACAGTAGCTAATCCCACCATGAGTGCAATCCAGGAGAAAGTTGTAGCTTACGATAAGTGGCTACATGTAGCAGAATTGGAGGAAAATTTTCTGAAACAGAGATCAAAGCTACACTGGTTGGATGTGGGCGACCAAAATAATAAGACTTTCCACAACTCGATCAGAACTAGACAAGCGCAGAACACCATGAGAGAGATCAGATGTCGGGATGGAAGCACTGCTACCTCACATATGGCGATCAAGACAGAGGCAGAGAGCTTCTTCTCAAAGGTCCTCAACCTGGTCCCAACAAACTTTATAGGCGTTTCAGTAGAGGAACTGAGGGATCTTCTGGATTTTGAATGCACCACTGGAGATTGTAGTCAGTTGCAAGCGGAAGTCACAGTGGAAGAGATCAGATAAGTGCTGTTCTCCATGCCATCAAATAAATCCCCGGGCCCAGACGGGTTCCCCTGTGAATTCTTTAAAGCTTCTTGGTCAGTAATTGTGCAGGACTTCACCATTGCTGTTCAGTCAGTGTTTCAACTGGGCTTTCTCCCGAAAGGTATTAACTCGACCATTCTTGCTCTCATTCCCAAGAAGGCTGTTGCACAAGAAATGATGGACTACAGGCCCATTGCGTGTTGCAATGTCCTTTACAAAGTGGTGTCAAAAATCATAGCCAACAGACTGAAGGTCATTCTACCAAGGATTATTGCTGAAAACCAATCTGCATTTGTGAAAGGTAGACTGCTAATGGAAAACGTTTTGCTGGCATCAGAGGTCGTGAAGGACTATCACAAAGATTCGATCTCTCCACGCTGTGCAATGAAAATTGATATTTCAAAGGCGTTTGATTCAGTGGAGTGGTCGTTTCTGCTGAATTGTCTACTTGCTATGGGATTCCCGGAGAGATTCATACACTGGATCAGGTTATGTATCACCACACCCTCTTATTCAGTACAAGTTAATGGAGAATTAGCTGGCTATTTCCAGAGTACTAGAGGTCTGAGACAGGGGTGTTACCTTTCGCCGTATCTCTTTGTGATATGTAAGAACGTTCTATCGTATAAAATAGATCAATCTACGAGGGAGAAGAGATTCAGATTGCATCCCCGGTGTCAATCCTTGGCTCTCACGCATCTTTGTTTTGCTGATGACTTGATGGTTTTTGTGGAGGGTTCAAAAGAGTCAATTGAAGGTGCTCTGGCTGTTTTGAGGATTTTGCAGTTTGGTCGGGGCTCTCCATAAGTTTAGAGAAATCAACCATCTATATGGCTGGTATATCTGAAGAGGAGCAGGGTAGGATCCTCAGGAATTTCCCTTTCGATGTGGAAGATCTCCCAGTGCATTATTTGGGTTTGCCTCTGATGACTCAAGCTATGAGAAGACAAGACTTTTTACCGCTTCTAGAAAGGATCAGAGCTCGCATTAGTTCTTGGACCAGTCGTTTCCTCTCTTATGCTGGAAGATTGCAACTAATAAAGGCTGTCTTGATGAGTATTATAAATTTCTGGGCAGCGGCTTTCAGATTGCCGAGCCAATGTATCAAGGAGATAGAACAACTCTGCTCAGCTTTTCTTTGGACGGGACCGGACCTCAAGTCTATAGGTGCAAAGGTGTCCTGGCATGATATCtgtaagaaaataaatgaaGGAGGTCTAGGCATCAAAGCGTTGAAGGAAGTGAATAAGGTTCAGGGGCTGAAACTAATTTGGAGATTGGTCGCAGAGGACTCAGTTTGGAGCAAATGGATCAGATCTAACCTCCTTAGAAAGAAGAGTTTCTGGGAAGTCAATGTGAAATCACAAGCGGGATCTtggatttggaaaaaaaatgttaaaacttcGAGAAGTGGCAAAGACTTTTCACATGAAAGCTGTTGGGAATGGTCACCACACCTCCTTCTGGTACGATAGATGGTCAAATTTGGGGGTTATGTCAGAGTTTCTTGGAGAAAGAGGAGTAATTGAAATGGGCATTAGGAGACCGTAGTGGAAGCTATGCAAAAAAAGCGGAGAAGGACTAGGCACAGAGGAGAGATACTAAATGAGATTGAAATGGAGCTGAGTCACATCAAAGCAAAGCAAAGTGCTGAGGGAGAGGGCATGAATGATGTTGACTTGTGGAGATGGAACTCAGGGTACAAACCGAAGTTTTCAACTCAAGAGACTTGGAAGATGACAAGAGTTAGTGCTGTTCCGTGTGATTGGGGTAGAAGCATATGGTTTTCTCAAGCTACACCGAAATTTGCTTTTATGGGCTGGCTTGCCATTCGAGACAGATTAGCTACAATGGACCGGTTGCTTTTTGGAGTCAAGGGATAGACACCGCTTGTGTTCTATGCAAAAGAGCTTCTGAAACGCACAATCATCTCTTCTTCGAGTGTTCATTCTCATCACAGATTTGGGAATCACTCATGAAAGGGATTTTGCATAGCTCTTATTCAGGCAAATGGGAGGAGTTGGTTCGACTACTAGCCACTCAGACCATGGAGAAAAATAAGCGATTTTGTTTCAGATATACTCTCCAAGCAACCGTTTACATGTTGTGGAGTGAGCGTAATAGGAGACGTCATGGAGAACAGCCTATGCCTGCTAATGTGTTGACAAAACACATCAATAAAGCTATCCGAAGGTATTGGAGGATTTGAAGGTAGTTTGCAATACTGGTTTGGTACCAGGATGTAAATACAGTTTCTTGGGTTAGAAGTTTTGTTCCCTAGTACAGAAAGTGTAAAGAAATAGGAGTAGTCTTCTTTCCATATAAAGTCTCACTTGTTGTAGAaagtttttttgatgaataaaatttaacattcattccaaaaaaaaaaatggtgttatttatttctttctctATGTTTTCGTTCCACCTCCTTCTGTTCTTCTCCTATTTAAACCCTTCGTTGAAAAATAAGAAGTTCAAAATCGGTTTCCTCCCCAGAAGAAGATAAAGTCATGGCCATTAACTCTGGTAGATCCACCTGAAAGTTCCTGTCTCAACCAGCAAGTGTCATGTTACTTTGtatttctccattttttttcaATCGGAGTCTAAAATCATTTTTCTAATCATTGATTGGTTTATATCGTCAAATTAGGcgaagatccgcgccttgcgcggaatgaaaacacggaatgaatattatatatataaattacttttaaatattatgacTTATCATGTATTAATTACGTATTATGAAAtgacaaatatattaaataattgagaATCGAGTAACTATTATGTGTATTATTAAATTGGAGtaatcacataaataaaaataatcgctcttgtttatttaaaataatttttattggtaaagaaataaaaataatggttttatttatttatatgttatattattaaaccggctcgttgatttggtggtcatcCATtacatctttgtgtgttgtttggtggttagccattCCGCATCTTTTGACGAacctttcaatccatctcagttccagaagtgtcaTTTTCCTTCTccgatcatatccaacacccagatAAAATAATCCTCctatcttagggttcttcaagtggtatcagagccactttggctggtttgttttcatttcatcttttcatcttctcatctctccacaaatttcttttattatttttttgttggatCCGGGCTGTACCTTTATTCCCTTGTGATCGcctttaaaacaaacaaaaaaaaagagtaaacgtttttggcttgaatcacttctgaagagaaatccagggggagtggtggaagagaaaccctgctggctgaagagaaacccagccttaggacagttaaggcGGATCCACATAAAAATcttttcatctttctttctctctttacgCTTAAAAGTTGTTTGGGGTTTTGATTGCTGAATTTTGACtgcctatcatcctttgaaccagtgaCAAGAACTCTGAATGATCACctaaaaatcgtgagctaaacactttgagagtgtgaggatttttatttgctaactaCTCTTTGGTTAAGTGTTTTTCAGGATGTTTAGACTTAATAAGAAATCAAATCAGGCTTCAAAACCACAACAAGAAGTTTTTTATCC
This region of Brassica napus cultivar Da-Ae chromosome C5, Da-Ae, whole genome shotgun sequence genomic DNA includes:
- the LOC106363281 gene encoding uncharacterized protein LOC106363281; this translates as MKERKAERILSTVFRDWSSMTNYEHSGGGRIWLLWRDTVRMTPVYKSDQLITCSVALQNEEDFICSFVYASNQADERKGLWEDLCNHHDSPYFQGKAWIIMRDFNEILDGREHSGVDSLVRWPSGMGDFQKMVLLDRVLMNDVALHRFNNAYSKFDPGGCYDHMRCKIQLLPDSEKIRRPFKYVNAIGKLPNFLPMVKEYWESTEKLFLSTSAMYRFSKKLKNLKPLIQEIGREKLENLTVREKEAHNILCEKQRNTVANPTMSAIQEKVVAYDKWLHVAELEENFLKQRSKLHWLDVGDQNNKTFHNSIRTRQAQNTMREIRCRDGSTATSHMAIKTEAESFFSKVLNLVPTNFIGVSVEELRDLLDFECTTGDCSQLQAEDFTIAVQSVFQLGFLPKGINSTILALIPKKAVAQEMMDYRPIACCNVLYKVVSKIIANRLKVILPRIIAENQSAFVKGRLLMENVLLASEVVKDYHKDSISPRCAMKIDISKAFDSVEWSFLLNCLLAMGFPERFIHWIRLCITTPSYSVQVNGELAGYFQSTRGLRQGCYLSPYLFVICKNVLSYKIDQSTREKRFRLHPRCQSLALTHLCFADDLMVFVEGSKESIEGALAVLRILQFGRGSP
- the LOC106363282 gene encoding uncharacterized protein LOC106363282, coding for MAGISEEEQGRILRNFPFDVEDLPVHYLGLPLMTQAMRRQDFLPLLERIRARISSWTSRFLSYAGRLQLIKAVLMSIINFWAAAFRLPSQCIKEIEQLCSAFLWTGPDLKSIGAKVSWHDICKKINEGGLGIKALKEVNKVQGLKLIWRLVAEDSVWSKWIRSNLLRKKSFWEVNVKSQAGSWIWKKNVKTSRSGKDFSHESCWEWSPHLLLETVVEAMQKKRRRTRHRGEILNEIEMELSHIKAKQSAEGEGMNDVDLWRWNSGYKPKFSTQETWKMTRISYNGPVAFWSQGIDTACVLCKRASETHNHLFFECSFSSQIWESLMKGILHSSYSGKWEELVRLLATQTMEKNKRFCFRYTLQATVYMLWSERNRRRHGEQPMPANVLTKHINKAIRRIGHYANKCQNQKPLVTLENENVETEPEKEGLLPIFDDYAHKPMAALCQCMMGQIKNKTAVIKQTKKDLLPFKGRTKLKI